Within the Malus sylvestris chromosome 4, drMalSylv7.2, whole genome shotgun sequence genome, the region ATTGGCTTCTGTGATAGTGACTGGGGTGGTTCTTTGGAAGATAGCAAAAGCACATCAGGATATGCATTCTCTTTTGGCAGTGGTGTGTTTTCCTGGGCTTCAGTCAAGCAAAACTGCGTTGCACTCTCAACtgcagaggctgaatatataaGTGCTTCAGAAGCAACTACACAAGCAATATGGCTAAGGTTTGTTTTGGAAGATTTTGGAGAATTACAAACTGTAGCTACTCCTCTTCACTGTGACAACACATCTTCCATTGCTATTACAAAGAATTCTGTGTTCCATCAAAAGACAAAGCACATTGATAGAAGGTATCACTTTATTAAGGATGCACTGCAAGAAGGAATCATTGATTTGGTGTATTGTCCCACTGAAAAACAGGTAGCAGATATCTTCACAAAACCTTTGTCTAAGGATCGGTTCAACTATCTTCGAGATATGCTTGGTGTGAAATCAGCTCAAaacttaaaggggagtgttgaacTATAAGTATTTGAGCTGAAAAgttttagaataagtttgtttaAATTGGTGTATCCACTTGTGCAGAATGAGGCAAAGTGTAAATGTCTAGTTTTGTAAaaaggccatgagtgccatgtgtTGATAGATCCATGAAATTAGAAAGATGTGTGTCTAGGATGAAATGTAATAGTTTATGTGGTCCCAAGTTAAGGACCTTCAGTTAATGTAAAGCAAGCTAGTGCTCCTTTTCTGATATAAGAAGAAATATTCCTCTGTAAAGTTTCTGCAGAGAGAAGAACAAGAAACCATTCGTTTTCTCCAGCTTTTTGTTCATCGTTTGTTTTTCTGTACAGCTCCATCTACATCAAAACACTCATTGATTCAAGTTACACTAACAGTTTGCGAAGAATTAATACGCAAATTGAGCGATATATTACCTTAAAGTTGTTTTATTTCTTGTAACGCCCCAAAATCACGATGAGCCTAACGGCAATGCTTGCAACATTTACAGGTGAGACAAATGTGCCAAAAATATGCCGAGAATGCTAGGAAAAGGTTCGACTTGTACTTAGATGCAATCTTGTCTCAAGACAGCTCTGCTGCACTTGACTTTATTTTACAGGCCAAGCCCTTGGCTGAAGTAGGAGAAAAGCTCCTTCGAAGTATTGAACATAAACAGGTAAAACTACCTTCTGTACAAGATTTGGATCCTCTGCTTGGGTTTTCGCTACTTACATTGTGATTTTAGCCAATGTGGTTTCCTTTTGGACAGGAAGCCTTACTGTGGGAGAGACCAACAATCAGAAATATCCTCAACCGTAGTCGCTTCTCTGTTCGAGAAAAATTGCAGGAAGTTGAAATACCCTTGAGAGGGATTGCAATAGCTGCAACTTCATGCCCTTCCTTTCCTGTTGCCATGATTAAGAAACTGCAAGCGGACGCTTTACTCGACCTGAAAAAGCCAATACATGACAAGCTTGAGCAACTTGAGCACTTTGCACCGTTCTacacaagaaagaaaaaggaaagatctTTGGATGAGGCCTTCTGGTCCCTTGAAAACATTTCTCAAGAGGATTTATTGGCCTTCTTTTTCATTGATTGTCTGAAAATTCTCCAAGAAAATACCGAGGCTGTTGAAGAATGCAAGCATGAGTGCTCCCGCATCGAAAGCTCAAGCGGTTCACAAAATCAAAGCAATTGTTGTGCCAAATGGAGCTGTCGACTTTTGTGCATTATACCAAGCAAAACAAGTCTACGATTTGCAGTTAAGTGTTCACTTTCATTAGGCCTTGCAGTGCAGCTGGGTTTCCTGTTTAACAAGAGAGAAGCATATTGGGCAGGACTCACAATTGCAATAAGTTTTGTCAGGGGAAGACAAGCAACATTCACTCTCGCAAATGCTCGAGCGCAATCTACGGCAATGGGGTCAATCTACGGGATCTTGTGTTGCTTCATATTCAAGAAAGTTGAGGACTTGAGCTTCTTACCTCTTCTACCTTGGTTAGTTTTGACAAGCTTTCTGAGGCACAGCAGGATGTATGGCCAAGCTGGTGGAATATCAGCAGCTGTAGGGGCACTACTAATACTCGGCAGGAGACATTATGGCCCTCCACTCGATTTTGCGATCGCTAGAATCACAGAGGCTGTCATTGGATTGATCTGTTTCATCACCGTAGAGATTCTCACATCCCCTGTAAGAGCAGCAACTCTGGCAAAACTCAAACTTTCACTTGGACTGGGATCCCTTCAAGAATGTATCAAAGATTTAGTTATTTTCGACAACAAAATCGCTTCAGTGGGTCCAAAGTTGAGACAGAAACAGAACAAGTTGAAATCCCACGTCAACAAGTTAGAGAAGTTCATTGAAGAAGCTCAGCTGGAGCCTAATTTCTGGTTCATCCCTTTCAACGGTGCCTGTTATGACAAGCTCCTGAGATCTTTATCTAACACGGGGAATCTTTCCATTATCATGTCCAACATAATAGAATCTCTATCATTCGTGTTACAGTGCTCCGAACTTGATTCGGAAGAACTCCGAAAACCCATGAAGGGGATCGAGAAAGATTTGGAgattttcaagaaaaaaattggGAATTCTCTGCAATGCCTCCAAGAGCTGGCTTCCAGTAAGTCTCTTGCAGTCCTTGGCAAACATGACATTGAGTCGGGAACATTATCAGCAAGAGAAAATGgttctagggttttggattcAGACAAGGAAGAGACTGAATGCCTTGTAGATTCTTTTCTTCAAAATTCCAATGAATTATCCGACAAAATTGCCACCATGACTGGATTAATAGAGGATCATCAGAAGCTTAGAGGGCAAGTAACTGTTTGTTTGGGTGGATTAGGGTTTTGCATCAGCAGTCTGCTGGGCCTGGGGGAATTAAAAGAGATGGAGAAAGATTTTCAAGAACTTATCAAATTGGAACACCCTTCAAGCATGTAATAGTATGAATACTCACATACTTTAATATCCTAAAACCTTCAGACTTCCTACCAAGTTTAATTATTAGTTAGAGGGTTTTTAATTATAGAAAGGATCTTGCTTCCAACTTCTAATATATATGCTTTCCCACTAAGATCAAAGTTCAGCAAATTTAAATGCCATGAACAATTGCAGATATGGGCATAGTTAAGTTGGCTCATGCAATGTGTTTCTCTTTCTCCATCAACGATCGGTAGTTTAAGTTAGATTAGTTTTTCATTGTTATGAATAAATGTATCATTAGTTTTTCGTTGTACAATGTACCCATTTTCCAGGAGATCAATTTAGTTACGTTTTTATCCGTCTTTTATGAGGATTATGGATAGTTTACACATACTTTCATGGGCACTGTGAATATGGCTATTTTTTTtctgttgatttgagaatgtgtcCATGTCCGGTTTGATAgtatttttaccacctgcaaaagaaaggataaaaacacttaaaaatacttgcaagagtataaGGTAATTGTAGTATAGTCATCTCTAATAAGGTCATTCTTcatagggattgaatgaataatttatgtaaaattggaAAAGCTTAATTTTATgacttataataataaaaatgaatttaataaaaatagttaAATAAATTagcaaagtaaagaaaataaaagaaaacagtttaggttttcctaaagaaTGCTCTACTTGGACCCTCAAACATAGAATGTATATCAAACGTGCAACCCATCTGTCGTGTCCAGATCGAATCTAAAGATGAAGACTCATTAagctttatgaaaaccttttaaaaaaccatgcaacccttaagacgtgatgtTCATCTTAAGcgaagttacacatattaaccagAATAAGCCTCAATCAATTTCAGGGACAGCCTTCCGCCAagattgcatcaaattacttttctaaatatcctaatggtggccaatcatcaaaACAATTAGATAATTTCAAACAcgatgattaataattcaaaacctgcATGAATAATATCCTAAGTAAATTAGTTACCAACTGTTGGGGCCTAAAAATGTCATACACCAATCCAATCAAGTCTCAAGGCCCAATTGTCATGCAAAGCCTACATTCAAGCCCAAGCACATGCCAAGGCACGGGATCAACGAAGAATATATTTACAAGCACGTCATGCTGCAATGATTAAGCCAGATGTTCACACATGCTCATGCCTATTCATCATGCCATGCTTCCTTAGCTACAAATCATGCTAAGCCCAAGTCACACAATCGGGACTTGCCAAGTGGATTGTGGTGTGGATGGTTACGAAAGGTTATCAGGCCTACGTTGAATTGGGGTCATGGAAGAGTTTTGGCTACTTAGGAGGCCAAAGATCCAAGCCCATACCTTTTGTATTCCACGCAGGCATTATTGAGAAAGAACTAGCCTAGTTTATCCATTTCCCTAGCAAGCCAACCCCCTTAGGTAGGATTAAACTAGATTCTTGCATTAAATGCATGTTAAGCCCAGCAAGTTAGATATTTAATGCCGACTTTCCCTTCCTAGCTTGCACAGACAGCCAACGCGCAAAAGCTATGAGGCATGCTACCAGATTTAGCGCATGCGGAAGTCCGCCCTGGGAAAGCAGCGCCTCAGGAAAAAGCAACCTGCAAGTCTCAACAGTGCATCTATTTTACACCAAAAAAGGAATAGTATGATAGCTAGGGAGAAAATGAGGGAAGACCAAGCCACAAAGGGATGTTCCCTTGAAATCTAGAGAAGAACCCTTCACCTACATAAAGAGGGAGATAAGCCATTGGAGAGAGGATTCAAAGGAACacagagagagaaatagagaaaatgCAATAAGATATAATCACCCAGGAAAAAGCCCAGAGAGTTCCATTTTAGTCCAAAAGATTACTCCAAGCCTCAAGCATCACCATTCATGTAACCTTAGCAATTTCCACAGCCTTTTATCAAACATCTCAACCATTAgaagacttgtttttcttcgtctaccgtgctgcctactccaatGTGAGGTGGAGAGTACTCCTTGCGAGCCTAGTtgtgaatgaacactttgccTGGAAGGTTGTCCATATTGATAATTGGAGTGTGACTTCAACCGTGAACGTATGCTCGTCCATAGGCTTGATCGGGAATGCACGCTCCTCCACGTGCTAAGACGAGATTATATGCTATCCCAAGGACCCAGGCGGGAGCGTAAACTGCCAGAACGCTTGGATCATGGCTGGTTGAtgggctgcttgccgggacgctaGGGGAAAGGTTCATCTGttcttgtcctacttcgggacaccttgTCCGAGGCACGTTGGATCTCGGTGTGttgcaagagttgattcaccaaggttgtctgttgtgcaaggacGCTCGTCAACTCTTTGACTTgttgagacaagtgttgttcgcaaTTTAGATTGGAAAAGCTTGGAAGGAATATGcctccttgagcagtggaagtgtggtggGCTCCAGGTGCGatatttgagttgggaaatgtaaAATCCGCGAACAAATGTGGTGAAAATTCCCCCGGCTTGATGGTaagtccggatggttgagatagtcttgggccgacttgggctatTTGAAAAGCcacaggagcaggctgggttgCGGAAGTAGACTGCTCTGCAAAAGTAGGCTGGGCCACTAGAGTCGGCTGCTCAGCGGGAGCAAGCTGGGTCgcaagagtgggctgctcggtgTGTGATGCACGCgagtgcgaggcttgggctcagCTTGGCGACGTATTAAGCTCGCGTTGGGCTTGCTTTGGTGGCACGACTAGGGTTGTGG harbors:
- the LOC126620223 gene encoding uncharacterized protein LOC126620223, translating into MVSATRMGWTYAVWCLTLRAAFRTILACTIVYTTTLYGPQPLRRLVAYPAYSYLTTILIVSEATLGEALRGFWHALYACIQVLILSILSLRLIGPAHFSYFVSSLAVALCAFVVALPGATHLMSKRIAFGQIVIVYVGTAIHCAEADELVLMHPIQVSLSTMLGASASVGAMLFPNLFFYQKASLAAVLSPYLAYDEVRQMCQKYAENARKRFDLYLDAILSQDSSAALDFILQAKPLAEVGEKLLRSIEHKQEALLWERPTIRNILNRSRFSVREKLQEVEIPLRGIAIAATSCPSFPVAMIKKLQADALLDLKKPIHDKLEQLEHFAPFYTRKKKERSLDEAFWSLENISQEDLLAFFFIDCLKILQENTEAVEECKHECSRIESSSGSQNQSNCCAKWSCRLLCIIPSKTSLRFAVKCSLSLGLAVQLGFLFNKREAYWAGLTIAISFVRGRQATFTLANARAQSTAMGSIYGILCCFIFKKVEDLSFLPLLPWLVLTSFLRHSRMYGQAGGISAAVGALLILGRRHYGPPLDFAIARITEAVIGLICFITVEILTSPVRAATLAKLKLSLGLGSLQECIKDLVIFDNKIASVGPKLRQKQNKLKSHVNKLEKFIEEAQLEPNFWFIPFNGACYDKLLRSLSNTGNLSIIMSNIIESLSFVLQCSELDSEELRKPMKGIEKDLEIFKKKIGNSLQCLQELASSKSLAVLGKHDIESGTLSARENGSRVLDSDKEETECLVDSFLQNSNELSDKIATMTGLIEDHQKLRGQVTVCLGGLGFCISSLLGLGELKEMEKDFQELIKLEHPSSM